In Juglans microcarpa x Juglans regia isolate MS1-56 chromosome 4S, Jm3101_v1.0, whole genome shotgun sequence, a single window of DNA contains:
- the LOC121262259 gene encoding uncharacterized protein LOC121262259, with translation MAKALCGLQSQLANGLISTKCDDLNKKSPNKGSKRKRAATEKLTEDKKCAEDRSDSQMLNGKGMPSDLGNFPSSRELVSLDEYFLEKHCNLGYRAKRILQLAKHVESGKLDLQKFEKESNSVSSQEVFVKLKRIKGFGPFACANLMMCMGFYEMVPMDSETRRHLQQVHGKEKENVKESIKDLYNKYAPFQSLAYWFELVEDYEKKFGKLSELPSSSYHIVTSTRSDSRVPVLGFSAETS, from the exons ATGGCCAAAGCTCTTTGTGGGCTTCAATCACAATTAGCCAATGGTCTGATATCCACGAAATGTgatgatttaaacaaaaaatctcCTAATAAAGGATCAAAGAGAAAGCGAGCTGCAACTGAAAAACTAACCGAGGACAAAAAATGTGCCGAGGACCGTTCAGATTCTCAGATGTTAAATGGCAAAGGTATGCCGTCTGATCTAGGGAATTTCCCGAGCTCGAGAGAACTTGTTAGCCTGGACGAGTATTTCTTGGAAAAGCATTGCAATCTTGGGTATCGAGCAAAACGCATTCTACAACTCGCTAAACATGTGGAGAGTGGAAAGCTTGAccttcaaaaatttgaaaaggagTCTAATAGCGTATCCTCCCAGGAAGTATTTGTCAAATTGAAGAGAATTAAAGGGTTCGGTCCGTTTGCATGCGCTAACTTGATGATGTGCATGGGATTTTATGAAATGGTTCCCATGGATTCTGAAACTAGACGTCATTTACAACAG GTTCACGGGAAAGAGAAGGAGAATGTCAAGGAATCTATTAAAGATCTTTACAATAAATATGCACCATTTCAGAGTTTGGCATACTG GTTCGAGCTGGTGGAGGACTACGAAAAGAAATTTGGAAAGTTAAGCGAGTTGCCAAGCTCTAGTTATCATATTGTCACTTCAACTCGATCAGATTCAAGGGTACCAGTACTTGGGTTTTCTGCTGAGACGTCATGA